One window of the Macaca thibetana thibetana isolate TM-01 chromosome 13, ASM2454274v1, whole genome shotgun sequence genome contains the following:
- the LOC126934433 gene encoding non-histone chromosomal protein HMG-17-like: protein MPERKAEGDAKGDKAKVKDEPQRRSIRLSAKPAPPKPEPKPEKTPAKKGEKVPKGKKGKADAGKEGKNPAEHGDAKTDGAQKTESVGDAKRNLLTGSLSFLPDFLASFLLSLGGIAKLREQR, encoded by the exons ATGCCCGAGAGAAAGGCTGAAGGGGATGCTAAAGGAGATAAGGCCAAGGTGAAGGATGAACCACAGAGAAGATCCATACGGTTGTCTGCTAAACCTGCTCCTCCAAAGCCAGAGCCCAAGCCTGAAAAGACCCCtgcaaagaagggagagaaggtacccaaagggaaaaagggaaaagctgaTGCTGGCAAGGAGGGGAAAAACCCTGCAGAACATGGAGATGCCAAAACAGACGGGGCACAGAAAACTGAAAGTGTTGGAGATGCCAAGAGAA ATTTGCTCACTGGGTCTTTGTCTTTCCTGCCTGACTTTCTGGCGTCCTTCTTGTTGTCCTTGGGTGGCATTGCGAAGCTCAGAGAGCAGCGGTGA